In Betaproteobacteria bacterium, the following proteins share a genomic window:
- the rplA gene encoding 50S ribosomal protein L1: MASSKRAKSLNVLVDRTKAYSLGDALDLAKKTATAKFDESIDVAVNLGIDSKKSDQVVRGSVVLPRGTGKTVRVAVFAQGANVEAAKAAGADVVGFDDLAERIKGGFMDFDVVIATPDAMKVVGPLGQVLGPRGLMPNPKVGTVTANVTEAVKNAKAGQVQYRADKAGIVQCTIGRASFPVEALTQNFEALLGAINKSKPAATKGVYVRKVSVSSTMGVGIRVDQSTLAGASAGAAQ; this comes from the coding sequence ATGGCCAGCTCCAAGCGTGCCAAGTCCCTCAATGTCCTCGTGGATCGCACGAAGGCGTATTCGCTCGGCGATGCGCTCGACCTCGCCAAGAAGACGGCCACCGCCAAGTTCGACGAATCCATCGACGTCGCGGTGAACCTGGGCATCGATTCCAAGAAATCCGACCAGGTGGTGCGCGGCAGCGTCGTGCTCCCTCGTGGAACGGGCAAGACGGTGCGCGTCGCCGTGTTCGCACAGGGCGCGAACGTCGAGGCCGCCAAAGCTGCCGGGGCGGATGTGGTCGGCTTCGACGACCTCGCGGAGAGAATCAAGGGCGGATTCATGGATTTCGACGTCGTCATCGCGACGCCGGACGCGATGAAGGTCGTCGGCCCTCTCGGCCAGGTGCTCGGCCCGCGCGGCCTCATGCCCAACCCGAAGGTCGGCACCGTGACTGCGAACGTGACCGAGGCGGTGAAGAACGCCAAGGCCGGCCAGGTGCAGTACCGCGCCGACAAGGCGGGCATCGTGCAGTGCACGATCGGCCGCGCGTCCTTCCCCGTCGAGGCGCTGACCCAGAACTTCGAGGCGCTCCTCGGGGCGATCAACAAGTCGAAGCCCGCCGCCACGAAGGGCGTTTACGTGAGGAAAGTGTCCGTCTCCAGCACGATGGGAGTCGGTATCCGCGTGGATCAATCAACGCTGGCCGGCGCTTCTGCCGGCGCGGCGCAATAG